Proteins co-encoded in one Rudaeicoccus suwonensis genomic window:
- the groL gene encoding chaperonin GroEL (60 kDa chaperone family; promotes refolding of misfolded polypeptides especially under stressful conditions; forms two stacked rings of heptamers to form a barrel-shaped 14mer; ends can be capped by GroES; misfolded proteins enter the barrel where they are refolded when GroES binds) has product MAKTIAFDEEARRGLERGMNTLADAVKVTLGPKGRNVVLEKKWGAPTITNDGVSIAKEIELDEPYEKIGAELVKEVAKKTDDVAGDGTTTATVLAQAMVKEGLRNVAAGANPMALKRGIEQAVAKVSESLTTASKEIDTKEQIAAVAAISAGGDATVGELIAEAMDKVGKEGVITVEESNTFGLELELTEGMRFDKGYISGYFVTDTESMEAVLDDPYILIVNSKISSVKDLLPLLEKVMQSGKPLVIIAEDTEGEALSTLVVNKIRGTFKSVAVKAPGFGDRRKAMLGDIAILTGGQVISEEVGLKLDTAELDLLGKARKVVVTKDETTIVEGAGDADQIAGRVKQIRAEIENSDSDYDREKLQERLAKLAGGVAVIKVGAATEVELKERKHRIEDAVRAAKASVEEGIVAGGGVALLQAGKGAVDSLSLSGDEATGANIVVVATEAPLKQIAANAGLEPGVVAAKVRSLPTGEGLNAATGEYVDMLAAGIPDPTKVTRSALQNAASIAALFLTTEAVIADKPEKAAAAPADPTGGMGDMGF; this is encoded by the coding sequence ATGGCCAAGACCATTGCATTCGACGAGGAAGCCCGTCGCGGTCTCGAGCGGGGTATGAACACCCTCGCCGACGCCGTCAAGGTGACCCTCGGCCCCAAGGGCCGCAACGTCGTCCTGGAGAAGAAGTGGGGCGCACCCACGATCACCAACGACGGTGTGAGCATCGCCAAGGAGATCGAGCTGGACGAGCCGTACGAGAAGATCGGCGCCGAGCTCGTCAAGGAAGTTGCCAAGAAGACCGACGACGTCGCCGGTGACGGCACCACCACTGCCACCGTCCTGGCGCAGGCCATGGTCAAGGAGGGCCTGCGCAACGTTGCTGCCGGCGCCAACCCGATGGCGCTGAAGCGCGGCATCGAGCAGGCTGTCGCCAAGGTGTCGGAGTCGCTGACGACCGCCTCCAAGGAGATCGACACCAAGGAGCAGATCGCTGCTGTTGCGGCCATCTCCGCCGGTGGCGACGCGACCGTCGGTGAGCTCATCGCCGAGGCGATGGACAAGGTCGGCAAGGAAGGCGTCATCACCGTCGAGGAGTCCAACACCTTCGGGCTCGAGCTCGAGCTCACCGAGGGCATGCGCTTCGACAAGGGCTACATCTCCGGTTACTTCGTGACCGACACCGAGAGCATGGAAGCCGTGCTCGACGACCCGTACATCCTGATCGTCAACTCCAAGATCTCGAGCGTGAAAGACCTCCTGCCGTTGCTGGAGAAGGTCATGCAGTCCGGCAAGCCGCTGGTCATCATCGCCGAGGACACCGAGGGCGAGGCTCTGTCGACGCTGGTCGTCAACAAGATCCGCGGCACCTTCAAGTCGGTCGCGGTCAAGGCCCCCGGCTTCGGTGACCGTCGCAAGGCCATGCTCGGTGACATCGCCATCCTCACCGGTGGTCAGGTCATCTCCGAGGAGGTCGGCCTCAAGCTCGACACCGCCGAGCTCGACCTGCTGGGCAAGGCCCGCAAGGTCGTCGTCACCAAGGACGAGACCACCATCGTCGAGGGTGCCGGCGACGCCGACCAGATCGCCGGTCGCGTCAAGCAGATCCGCGCCGAGATCGAGAACTCCGACTCCGACTACGACCGTGAGAAGCTGCAGGAGCGCCTGGCCAAGCTGGCCGGCGGTGTTGCCGTCATCAAGGTCGGCGCCGCCACCGAGGTCGAGCTCAAGGAGCGCAAGCACCGCATCGAGGACGCCGTCCGCGCCGCCAAGGCGTCGGTTGAAGAAGGCATCGTCGCCGGCGGTGGCGTTGCGCTGCTGCAGGCCGGCAAGGGTGCGGTCGACTCGCTGTCGCTGAGCGGCGACGAGGCCACCGGCGCCAACATCGTGGTCGTGGCCACCGAGGCTCCGCTGAAGCAGATCGCCGCCAACGCGGGCCTGGAGCCCGGTGTCGTTGCCGCCAAGGTGCGTTCGCTGCCGACCGGTGAGGGCCTCAACGCCGCCACCGGTGAGTATGTCGACATGCTCGCGGCAGGCATCCCGGACCCGACCAAGGTGACCCGTTCGGCGCTGCAGAACGCCGCGTCGATCGCAGCGCTCTTCCTCACCACCGAGGCCGTCATCGCCGACAAGCCGGAGAAGGCAGCCGCTGCGCCGGCCGACCCGACCGGTGGCATGGGCGACATGGGCTTCTGA
- a CDS encoding LLM class F420-dependent oxidoreductase produces the protein MRIGMPLNYSSGFAETAAEVTDLESAGLDIIFVPEAYSFDAVSQLGYLAARTQRLILASGILQIYSRTPTLTAMTAAGLDYVSGGRFMLGIGASGPQVIEGFHGVKYDAPLGRTRELIDICRQVWRRERVDYQGKYYRIPLPPEEGTGLGKPLKLINHPVRERIPVMIAALGPKNVAMTAEVAEAWEPIFFYPERAGDVWGESLAQGRAKRDPSLGDLDVCVGMPMAIGDDVDHLLQGHRDQLALYVGGMGARGKNFYNTLAQRYGFEEAARTVQDLYLGGKKSEAAAALPDELVRMTSLIGPKSWVAERVQAYAAAGVTTLSVTPIAADTASRVRMIEELRSLVS, from the coding sequence GTGCGTATCGGAATGCCACTGAACTACTCGAGCGGGTTCGCCGAGACGGCAGCGGAGGTGACCGACCTCGAGAGCGCAGGTCTCGACATCATCTTCGTCCCCGAGGCGTATTCCTTCGACGCGGTCAGCCAGCTCGGCTATCTGGCCGCGCGCACGCAGCGGCTGATTTTGGCGTCAGGCATCCTGCAGATCTACAGCCGCACGCCCACCCTGACCGCGATGACCGCCGCCGGCCTCGACTACGTCTCCGGTGGGCGCTTCATGCTCGGCATCGGCGCATCGGGTCCGCAGGTGATCGAGGGATTCCACGGCGTGAAGTACGACGCCCCGCTGGGTCGCACCCGCGAGCTCATCGACATCTGCCGGCAGGTATGGCGCCGCGAACGTGTCGACTACCAGGGGAAGTACTACCGCATCCCGCTGCCGCCGGAGGAGGGCACCGGTCTCGGCAAACCGCTGAAGCTGATCAACCACCCCGTTCGCGAACGCATCCCGGTCATGATCGCCGCGCTCGGCCCCAAGAATGTCGCCATGACCGCAGAGGTCGCCGAGGCGTGGGAGCCGATCTTCTTCTATCCCGAGCGTGCGGGCGACGTCTGGGGCGAGTCGCTCGCGCAGGGCCGCGCCAAACGTGACCCGAGCCTCGGCGACCTCGATGTCTGTGTCGGTATGCCGATGGCGATCGGCGACGACGTCGACCATCTGCTGCAGGGTCATCGTGACCAACTCGCCCTGTATGTCGGCGGGATGGGTGCGCGCGGCAAGAACTTCTACAACACCCTTGCCCAGCGTTACGGCTTCGAGGAGGCGGCCCGAACCGTTCAGGATCTGTATCTGGGCGGCAAGAAGTCCGAGGCCGCCGCCGCGTTGCCGGATGAACTGGTGCGCATGACATCGTTGATCGGGCCCAAGAGCTGGGTCGCCGAGCGCGTCCAGGCGTATGCCGCAGCAGGGGTCACCACGCTCAGCGTCACGCCGATCGCGGCGGACACCGCGAGCCGGGTGCGGATGATCGAGGAGTTGCGGTCGCTGGTGTCGTGA